A genomic region of Metopolophium dirhodum isolate CAU chromosome 1, ASM1992520v1, whole genome shotgun sequence contains the following coding sequences:
- the LOC132933795 gene encoding GDNF-inducible zinc finger protein 1-like — MRRCIIKMNDPAIGDYFMCKNCKHFMLSRETAVYHRKCTKQLLAAIEPGEDVYRCSTCGRYFDNKEQWNRHNELHKAIGNYDPFKFTTL; from the exons ATGAGGAGAtgcattataaaaatgaacgaCCCCGCGATTGGAGACTATTTCATGTGCAAGAATTGCAAGCATTTCATGTTGTCGAGAGAGACGGCAGTATATCATCGTAAATGTACCAAACAATTATTGGCCGC aattgAACCAGGGGAAGATGTCTATCGCTGTTCAACATGCGGTAGATACTTCGATAACAAAGAGCAATGGAATAGACACAATGAATTACACAAAGCTATCGGAAATTACGATCCGTTCAAATTTACCACCTTATAG